A single Myxococcales bacterium DNA region contains:
- a CDS encoding response regulator transcription factor — translation MADVRIALVDDQTIFRELVAELLTDERHQIVGQFSSGQDALSALPALAVDLLVLDVVLPDMSGLEMLRQLGAPLRRTQVLLLTGSERPEVVQQAVRLGVDGIVMKGMPLSELREAVRRVEAGGTFFCATSQTLLRQVTQNPVSESLTPRERQIVQLVAQGLSSKEIASRLSVSAKTVANHRVSIMAKLGVHNVAGVTRYAIEQGLINADLPDVC, via the coding sequence GTGGCTGACGTTCGCATCGCCCTCGTCGACGACCAGACCATCTTCCGCGAGCTGGTGGCTGAGCTCCTCACCGACGAGCGGCATCAGATCGTCGGCCAGTTCTCTTCGGGGCAGGATGCACTTTCGGCCCTGCCCGCGCTGGCCGTGGACCTCTTGGTCCTGGATGTGGTCCTGCCCGACATGAGCGGCCTCGAGATGCTGCGCCAGCTGGGCGCGCCCCTGCGCCGCACCCAAGTGCTCCTGCTGACCGGCAGCGAGCGCCCCGAGGTCGTGCAGCAGGCCGTGCGGCTGGGGGTGGACGGCATCGTGATGAAGGGCATGCCCTTGTCGGAGCTTCGCGAGGCCGTGCGGCGGGTCGAGGCCGGTGGCACCTTCTTTTGCGCCACATCGCAAACCCTGTTACGGCAGGTGACTCAAAACCCCGTATCCGAGAGCCTCACCCCTCGCGAGCGCCAGATCGTGCAGCTGGTGGCGCAAGGGCTGAGCAGCAAGGAGATCGCGTCCCGCCTGAGCGTGAGCGCCAAGACCGTGGCCAACCACCGCGTCAGCATCATGGCCAAGTTGGGCGTGCACAACGTGGCGGGAGTGACCCGGTACGCGATCGAGCAGGGACTCATCAACGCCGACCTGCCCGACGTGTGCTGA
- a CDS encoding carbonic anhydrase produces MKKLVQGVHQFQEHAFQAHKQLFAGLAEGQAPHTLFITCSDSRINPNLLTQAEPGELFILRNPGNLVPRYGQSHSGEAAGIEYALTALSIEHIVVCGHSHCGAMKGLVSPTDLDVLPAMKAWLGQAERTRRVLYENYPEASQADLLNIAIQENVLVQLENLRSHPLVAERLQANRLQLYGWVYKLETGEVFAYDATSGQFEGVTEKLHLGTASELPRISASL; encoded by the coding sequence ATGAAGAAACTCGTTCAGGGCGTGCACCAATTCCAGGAGCACGCGTTCCAAGCCCACAAGCAGCTATTCGCCGGGCTCGCGGAAGGGCAGGCGCCGCACACCCTGTTCATCACGTGCTCCGATTCGCGCATCAATCCCAACCTTTTGACCCAGGCCGAACCTGGAGAGCTGTTCATTCTGCGGAACCCCGGAAACCTCGTTCCGCGCTACGGACAGTCCCACTCGGGGGAGGCTGCGGGCATCGAGTACGCCCTCACGGCTCTGTCCATCGAGCACATCGTGGTTTGCGGCCACTCCCACTGCGGCGCGATGAAAGGCCTCGTGTCCCCGACCGACCTCGACGTTTTGCCCGCCATGAAGGCCTGGCTGGGGCAAGCCGAGCGCACCCGGCGTGTGCTCTATGAAAACTACCCCGAGGCCAGTCAGGCCGACCTGCTCAACATCGCCATCCAGGAAAACGTGCTGGTGCAGCTCGAGAACCTGCGCAGCCACCCCCTGGTGGCCGAGCGGCTGCAGGCGAACCGGCTACAGCTTTACGGGTGGGTCTACAAACTGGAGACTGGGGAAGTCTTCGCTTACGACGCCACCTCGGGCCAGTTCGAGGGCGTCACCGAAAAGCTACACCTGGGTACCGCCTCCGAGTTGCCCCGCATATCCGCCTCGCTCTAA
- a CDS encoding porin, with amino-acid sequence MTTLLGGTAFAQTAEAPAAPSSGLKISMFADAYYNYSTSKNSATQPGHRAYSAANGFSLSFLGIDTVYETEHFGATASLRFGPSVPIFYGRGTEAGQLGLGIENILQAFGTWKPTSSLKIDVGQFGTIFGAEVAESWKNLNYTRGGLYYAMQPFWHTGVRAAAAVSDELTLTGMVVNGANNIVDSGDETPSVALQGAYAMGDVAVILGYMGSLDPEADFFDHFVDLVATAAIGNLSLVFNADYGMNTKRVDSAGNALDDGTWYGASLAGGLGLTDQLGVALRGEYLGDPDGLIWGAEDNYLITGTVTLEYKPYEAGNLVIRLDNRFEKSDAQIFANRDGEGTDTWFQSVLGLVVHTD; translated from the coding sequence GTGACAACGCTTCTTGGAGGCACTGCCTTCGCGCAGACCGCGGAGGCCCCGGCGGCCCCGTCGAGCGGCCTCAAGATCTCGATGTTCGCGGACGCCTACTACAATTACTCGACGTCGAAGAACTCGGCGACGCAGCCAGGTCACCGCGCCTACTCGGCGGCAAACGGTTTTTCCCTCTCGTTCCTCGGGATCGACACTGTCTACGAGACCGAGCACTTCGGCGCCACCGCTTCGCTCCGCTTCGGCCCATCGGTTCCGATCTTCTACGGACGTGGGACGGAAGCCGGTCAGCTCGGGCTCGGGATTGAGAACATCCTCCAGGCTTTCGGTACGTGGAAGCCAACGAGCTCCTTGAAGATCGACGTGGGTCAGTTTGGAACCATCTTCGGCGCCGAGGTTGCGGAAAGCTGGAAGAACCTGAACTACACGCGCGGTGGTCTCTACTACGCCATGCAGCCCTTCTGGCACACGGGCGTTCGGGCCGCGGCCGCCGTCAGTGACGAGTTGACCTTGACCGGTATGGTGGTCAACGGCGCCAACAACATCGTTGACTCGGGCGATGAAACGCCCTCTGTGGCCCTCCAGGGCGCGTACGCCATGGGCGATGTCGCCGTGATCCTCGGGTACATGGGTTCGTTGGACCCGGAAGCCGACTTCTTCGATCACTTCGTGGACTTGGTGGCGACGGCTGCAATTGGCAACCTGAGCCTCGTGTTCAACGCCGACTACGGCATGAACACCAAGCGCGTCGACAGCGCCGGTAACGCGCTCGACGATGGCACGTGGTACGGCGCGAGCCTAGCCGGCGGTCTTGGTCTGACGGACCAGCTCGGCGTGGCTCTGCGTGGTGAGTATCTTGGCGACCCGGACGGCCTCATCTGGGGTGCAGAGGACAACTACCTCATCACGGGCACTGTGACCCTCGAGTACAAGCCTTACGAGGCCGGCAATCTCGTCATTCGCTTGGACAACCGCTTCGAGAAGTCTGACGCTCAGATCTTCGCAAATCGCGACGGTGAAGGCACGGATACCTGGTTCCAGAGCGTCCTGGGTCTGGTCGTTCACACCGACTAG
- a CDS encoding SulP family inorganic anion transporter, whose amino-acid sequence MGLRSELSDIKTSLPADLLASFVVFLVALPLCMGVAVASGVPPALGLITGIVGGLVVGVLAGSPLQVSGPAAGLTVVVWELVGRFGLQALGPLLLMAGLFQVLAGALRMGRWFRAVPPSIIHGMLAGIGVLIVASQLHVMIDEAPKGSPLQNLIGLPGAAWKVVFPPEGATPHVAAAMGLLTIAVLLLWNRFAPRGLRALPGALMGVVAATSAAAVFGLPLARVAVPDSLAGAANVPSWMAFGVLSSPAAWMAVLALAVIASAETLLCATALDGMHGGPRTKYDKELTAQGIGNAICGLLGALPMTGVIVRSSANVQSGAKTRASAILHGAWLLALVALAPQVLRWIPVASLAAVLVYTGYKLIEPKRVRELRAYGRGEVLIFFATVLGIVATDLLKGILIGIALAMVKLLYRFTHIRIEVRHDHGNQRTTIHLSGSATFLRLPELSHALESVPAAHELIVELEELDYIDHASLALLTSWEKQHLAQGGRASIGWEQLRFLCHNPATTIKEARRLHIVKSNAPPHGSRSLSAQPQETT is encoded by the coding sequence ATGGGCCTCCGCTCCGAACTCAGTGACATCAAAACCAGCCTTCCCGCCGATCTCCTCGCGTCGTTCGTCGTTTTCCTCGTCGCTCTTCCTTTATGCATGGGTGTTGCCGTGGCCTCGGGGGTCCCTCCCGCCCTGGGGCTCATCACGGGCATCGTGGGCGGTCTGGTGGTTGGGGTGCTGGCCGGGTCGCCGCTTCAGGTGAGCGGGCCCGCTGCGGGGCTCACCGTGGTGGTCTGGGAACTGGTGGGCCGCTTCGGGCTCCAAGCGCTAGGACCGCTGCTGCTCATGGCCGGTCTCTTTCAGGTGCTGGCGGGTGCACTCAGAATGGGGCGCTGGTTTCGGGCCGTACCGCCCTCGATCATTCACGGCATGCTCGCAGGCATCGGCGTCCTCATCGTTGCCAGCCAGCTGCACGTGATGATCGATGAGGCACCCAAGGGCTCGCCGTTGCAGAACCTCATCGGCCTTCCCGGCGCCGCGTGGAAGGTCGTGTTCCCGCCCGAGGGCGCGACCCCTCACGTTGCGGCCGCGATGGGGCTCCTCACGATCGCCGTGCTGCTCCTCTGGAACAGGTTCGCACCGCGGGGGCTGCGCGCCTTGCCCGGCGCCCTCATGGGCGTGGTGGCCGCCACGTCCGCAGCGGCGGTGTTTGGCCTGCCTCTTGCGCGCGTGGCCGTTCCCGACAGCTTGGCGGGCGCGGCAAACGTGCCCAGCTGGATGGCCTTCGGGGTGCTCTCTTCGCCGGCCGCCTGGATGGCCGTGCTGGCGCTGGCGGTGATTGCCAGCGCCGAGACCCTGCTGTGCGCGACGGCACTTGATGGCATGCACGGCGGACCGCGCACGAAGTACGACAAAGAGCTGACGGCCCAGGGTATAGGCAACGCGATCTGTGGCCTGCTCGGCGCTCTGCCCATGACCGGTGTCATCGTGCGCTCGAGCGCCAACGTGCAGTCAGGGGCGAAGACGCGGGCTTCCGCCATCCTGCACGGCGCCTGGTTGCTCGCCCTCGTGGCCCTGGCCCCGCAGGTGCTGCGCTGGATCCCGGTGGCCAGCCTGGCCGCGGTGCTGGTGTATACGGGCTACAAGCTCATCGAACCCAAGCGCGTGCGTGAGCTGCGCGCGTACGGGCGGGGCGAGGTGCTCATCTTCTTCGCCACCGTGCTTGGCATCGTGGCCACGGACTTGCTCAAAGGAATCCTGATCGGCATCGCGCTTGCGATGGTGAAGCTGCTCTATCGGTTTACGCATATCCGCATCGAGGTCAGGCACGACCACGGTAACCAGCGCACCACGATTCACCTTTCGGGCTCCGCCACGTTCTTGCGGCTTCCCGAGCTCAGTCACGCGCTCGAATCGGTGCCGGCGGCGCACGAGCTCATCGTCGAACTCGAAGAGCTCGACTACATCGACCATGCCTCGCTCGCGCTGCTGACGAGCTGGGAAAAGCAACACCTCGCGCAGGGTGGACGCGCGTCCATCGGTTGGGAGCAGCTGCGCTTCCTTTGTCACAACCCCGCCACCACGATCAAGGAGGCACGTCGCCTGCATATCGTGAAGTCCAATGCGCCGCCACACGGTTCCCGAAGCCTTTCGGCACAGCCACAGGAGACGACATGA
- a CDS encoding PAS domain S-box protein: MPTRSRIPPPRAAREPAAPAEIFRAIADYTYDWESWVDVDGTTRWINPAVQRITGFTVAECLAMQDYPLPLVHRRDRARIRRALRTAHQGGSGNDLEFRVQRKDGTVGWGAISWQSLFDVSGICRGYRTSVRDISSRKQAEDELRQAKVTAEQASRAKGEFLANMSHELRSPIQCISGYAELLSKTKLTPKQKRYLAVLGQQNEALLKVVDDILDFSALQAVMPRFEELPFEVSDVVAHVVDGARPLAQAKGLTLSAEIAPAARLCVSGDAHRLRQILANLVSNALKFTERGSVTLHVARGGPEERRRRPGPPLVRDCRHRDRDLTRQLAAPVSPLRAGRYVHGAPLWGHRAGPGDQPAALRAHGR, from the coding sequence ATGCCCACTCGGTCGCGCATCCCACCGCCCCGCGCGGCCCGTGAGCCTGCCGCCCCCGCCGAAATTTTTCGCGCCATCGCCGACTACACCTACGACTGGGAAAGCTGGGTGGATGTCGACGGCACGACCCGCTGGATCAACCCTGCGGTCCAGCGCATCACCGGCTTCACGGTGGCCGAATGCCTCGCCATGCAAGACTACCCCCTGCCGCTGGTGCACCGGCGGGACCGGGCCCGCATCCGGCGCGCCTTGCGGACCGCGCACCAGGGGGGCAGCGGCAACGATCTCGAATTCCGTGTGCAGCGCAAGGATGGGACCGTGGGCTGGGGCGCCATCTCCTGGCAGTCGCTCTTCGATGTATCAGGGATCTGCCGGGGCTACCGGACGAGCGTGCGAGACATCAGCTCGCGCAAGCAGGCCGAAGATGAGTTGCGCCAGGCCAAGGTCACGGCCGAGCAGGCGAGCCGTGCCAAGGGCGAGTTCCTCGCGAACATGAGCCACGAGCTTCGCTCTCCGATCCAGTGCATCTCGGGCTACGCCGAGCTGCTCTCGAAGACGAAGCTCACACCCAAGCAGAAACGCTATCTCGCGGTGTTGGGGCAGCAAAACGAAGCGCTTCTCAAGGTGGTGGACGACATCCTGGATTTTTCGGCCTTGCAGGCGGTCATGCCGCGTTTCGAAGAGCTGCCGTTCGAGGTGTCCGACGTGGTGGCGCACGTGGTTGACGGCGCCCGCCCGCTCGCCCAGGCCAAGGGACTGACCCTCTCGGCCGAGATTGCGCCCGCGGCACGGCTTTGCGTGTCGGGCGACGCCCATCGCTTGCGGCAGATCTTGGCAAACCTCGTGAGCAACGCCCTCAAGTTCACGGAGCGCGGATCGGTCACACTGCACGTGGCCCGCGGGGGGCCCGAAGAGCGACGACGACGCCCGGGTCCACCTCTCGTTCGCGATTGCCGACACAGGGATCGGGATCTCACCCGACAGCTTGCGGCACCTGTTTCGCCCCTTCGCGCAGGGCGATACGTCCACGGCGCGCCGCTTTGGGGGCACCGGGCTGGGCCTGGCGATCAGCCGGCGGCTCTCCGAGCTCATGGGCGGTGA
- a CDS encoding response regulator, with protein sequence MGGELVAESRAGHGSVFTLSLPFVEATPPLKDTRPQRRAAALPPLAILVVEDNPVALALALELLRVLGYKAQGAPSGPEALAHLERKAYDLVLMDVQMPVMDGLTLTRTIRQRRFAHGGKPTIVALTANVLADDRRACLDAGMDAFLGKPLRLEVLRAYLAGLRTEAPARRAPRPPSRPVALDEHVRADLERHVDASGRSLLSRYAPRIVEDLRKLIAAIEVAVNTNVAETVLGLAHQAKGHAKLVGATETVLACERLERAARTGNEESVRRPWPACRRALVRLIASLEPLAPARRSSDPG encoded by the coding sequence ATGGGCGGTGAGCTGGTGGCCGAGAGCCGGGCGGGGCACGGCTCCGTCTTCACGCTGAGCTTGCCCTTCGTCGAGGCCACGCCCCCCCTAAAGGACACACGGCCGCAGCGGCGGGCAGCCGCTTTGCCGCCGCTCGCGATCCTGGTCGTGGAAGACAACCCCGTGGCCCTGGCGCTGGCCCTCGAGCTTCTGCGTGTGCTTGGGTACAAAGCGCAAGGGGCGCCGAGCGGTCCCGAGGCGCTCGCTCACCTCGAGCGTAAAGCCTACGATCTCGTGCTGATGGACGTGCAGATGCCCGTCATGGACGGCCTCACCCTGACCCGCACGATTCGGCAACGCCGCTTCGCTCACGGTGGAAAACCCACCATCGTGGCGCTCACCGCCAACGTTCTGGCAGATGATCGTCGCGCCTGCCTGGACGCCGGCATGGACGCCTTTTTGGGCAAACCGCTGCGCCTCGAGGTCCTGCGGGCGTACTTGGCAGGCCTGCGCACGGAAGCGCCTGCCCGCCGGGCGCCCCGCCCGCCCTCGCGGCCCGTTGCGCTCGACGAGCATGTGCGCGCAGATCTGGAGCGGCACGTCGACGCCTCCGGGCGATCGTTGCTGTCCCGCTACGCACCCCGGATCGTGGAAGATCTCCGTAAGCTCATCGCCGCGATCGAGGTCGCCGTGAACACCAACGTCGCCGAGACGGTGCTGGGGCTGGCTCACCAGGCCAAGGGGCACGCGAAGCTCGTGGGCGCCACGGAGACCGTGCTCGCCTGTGAGCGTCTGGAACGAGCAGCGCGGACGGGGAATGAGGAAAGCGTGCGGCGCCCCTGGCCCGCGTGCCGGCGCGCGCTCGTGCGCCTCATTGCCTCCTTGGAGCCGCTGGCGCCCGCTCGACGCTCGTCGGACCCGGGCTAG
- a CDS encoding succinylglutamate desuccinylase/aspartoacylase family protein — protein MLFKKRLVGDYPSAARFQAGWRTLAHHLNGEESIAGHSVEGRPIYRFDLGTKGAPVVMLSALIHGIEVIGSVALYQVLRDLGASDAGKKLFDELHLVVLPILNPDAFTRNMNHLDRGWPALRRTNARGVDLNRNFPHVAPLEKRHLFSGSTWKGSPHYQGPKPFSEPESRAVRNVVETLEPHLSLGFHSFGNMILYPWAFSQQPNRRYAVYSDLANAFAADIQGARYAVRQASQFYPTVGDMDDWLDDQHGTLAMTIEVGALNRRLFHPLRLLNPFCWMNPLRIETTVGHLVPGMRALLDRAAHMKLPALTPA, from the coding sequence GTGCTCTTCAAAAAACGCCTCGTGGGTGACTACCCCTCGGCGGCCCGCTTTCAGGCGGGATGGCGCACCCTCGCACACCACCTGAACGGGGAAGAGTCGATCGCGGGGCACTCCGTAGAGGGCAGGCCCATTTACAGGTTCGACCTGGGCACCAAGGGCGCCCCCGTGGTGATGCTGAGCGCCCTCATCCACGGCATCGAGGTGATTGGGTCTGTGGCCCTTTACCAGGTGCTCCGGGACCTTGGCGCGTCGGACGCCGGCAAAAAGCTATTTGATGAGCTGCACCTCGTGGTGCTGCCCATCCTGAATCCTGATGCGTTCACGCGGAACATGAACCACCTGGATCGGGGCTGGCCGGCCCTGCGGCGCACGAACGCACGCGGGGTGGACCTGAACCGCAACTTTCCCCACGTGGCCCCGCTGGAAAAGCGCCACCTGTTTTCGGGTTCGACCTGGAAGGGCTCCCCGCACTACCAGGGCCCCAAGCCCTTCTCGGAGCCAGAGAGCCGGGCCGTGAGGAACGTGGTGGAGACCCTCGAGCCCCATCTGTCTCTGGGCTTTCACAGCTTCGGCAACATGATCCTCTACCCGTGGGCGTTTTCTCAGCAGCCAAACCGGCGCTACGCGGTGTACAGCGACCTGGCCAACGCGTTTGCGGCCGACATCCAGGGCGCGCGCTACGCCGTTCGGCAGGCCTCGCAGTTTTATCCCACGGTGGGTGACATGGATGATTGGCTCGATGATCAGCACGGCACGCTCGCCATGACGATCGAAGTGGGCGCCCTGAACCGTAGACTTTTTCACCCGCTGCGGCTGCTGAACCCGTTTTGCTGGATGAACCCACTGCGCATCGAAACCACCGTGGGGCATCTGGTGCCGGGCATGCGCGCGCTCTTGGATCGCGCGGCCCACATGAAGCTACCGGCGCTCACGCCGGCCTGA